The following coding sequences are from one Coffea arabica cultivar ET-39 chromosome 11e, Coffea Arabica ET-39 HiFi, whole genome shotgun sequence window:
- the LOC113719279 gene encoding 2-dehydro-3-deoxyphosphooctonate aldolase 1 isoform X2: MGSTNALFNQLKTAEPFFVIAGPNVIESEQHILYMAKHIKAITSRLGLPLVFKSSFDKANRTSSKSFRGPGLTEGLKILEKVKVEYDIPVITDVHETIQCEAVGRVADIIQIPAFLCRQTDLLVAAAQTGKIINIKKGQFCAPSVMVNSAEKVRLAGNPNVMVCERGTMFGYMYCVVFVCCTSDDLVVDPRNLEWMREANCPVVADITHSLQQPAGKKLEGGGVASGGLRELIPCIARTAVAVGVDGIFMEVHNDPLSAPVDGPTQWPLRHFEELLEELVSIAKVSKGKQQFRIDLSPFQD; encoded by the exons ATGGGTTCAACAAATGCCCTATTCAACCAGCTCAAG ACAGCAGAACCCTTCTTTGTTATAGCAGGTCCCAATGTGATTGAATCAGAGCAGCACATTCTCTATATGGCCAAGCACATCAAGGCCATCACTTCGAG ACTTGGGTTGCCATTGGTGTTCAAGTCTAGCTTCGACAAAGCTAACCGGACTTCCTCTAAATCATTTCGTGGCCCTGGCTTGACTGAAGGCTTGAAG ATACTTGAAAAAGTCAAAGTTGAATATGACATTCCCGTAATCACTGATGTTCACGAAACAATACAG TGTGAAGCAGTTGGAAGGGTTGCCGACATAATTCAGATACCTGCTTTCCTCTGTCGACAG ACAGATCTGCTAGTTGCAGCTGCTCAGACTGGGAAGATAATTAATATTAAGAAGGGCCAATTTTGTGCACCTTCT GTCATGGTGAATTCTGCTGAAAAGGTTAGGCTGGCAGGAAATCCAAATGTTATGGTCTGTGAGAGAGGAACGATGTTTGGCTATA TGTATTGTGTTGTATTTGTCTGCTGTACTTCagatgatttggttgttgatccACGCAACCTGGAATGGATGAGGGAAGCCAATTGTCCAGTG GTGGCTGAcataacacattcattacaaCAACCTGCAGGAAAAAAG CTGGAAGGAGGTGGCGTTGCCAGTGGTGGTCTCCGTGAATTAATACCTTGCATTGCCAGGACAGCAGTTGCTGTTGGCGTGGATGGCATCTTTATGGAG GTGCATAATGACCCCTTAAGTGCTCCAGTTGATGGCCCAACGCAATGG CCTCTTCGCCATTTTGAGGAACTGTTAGAAGAGCTTGTGTCAATTGCT AAGGTTAGCAAGGGGAAGCAACAGTTTAGAATTGATCTCTCTCCATTTCAAGAttag
- the LOC113719279 gene encoding 2-dehydro-3-deoxyphosphooctonate aldolase 1 isoform X4 has protein sequence MGSTNALFNQLKTAEPFFVIAGPNVIESEQHILYMAKHIKAITSRLGLPLVFKSSFDKANRTSSKSFRGPGLTEGLKILEKVKVEYDIPVITDVHETIQCEAVGRVADIIQIPAFLCRQTDLLVAAAQTGKIINIKKGQFCAPSVMVNSAEKVRLAGNPNVMVCERGTMFGYNDLVVDPRNLEWMREANCPVVADITHSLQQPAGKKLEGGGVASGGLRELIPCIARTAVAVGVDGIFMEVHNDPLSAPVDGPTQWPLRHFEELLEELVSIAKVSKGKQQFRIDLSPFQD, from the exons ATGGGTTCAACAAATGCCCTATTCAACCAGCTCAAG ACAGCAGAACCCTTCTTTGTTATAGCAGGTCCCAATGTGATTGAATCAGAGCAGCACATTCTCTATATGGCCAAGCACATCAAGGCCATCACTTCGAG ACTTGGGTTGCCATTGGTGTTCAAGTCTAGCTTCGACAAAGCTAACCGGACTTCCTCTAAATCATTTCGTGGCCCTGGCTTGACTGAAGGCTTGAAG ATACTTGAAAAAGTCAAAGTTGAATATGACATTCCCGTAATCACTGATGTTCACGAAACAATACAG TGTGAAGCAGTTGGAAGGGTTGCCGACATAATTCAGATACCTGCTTTCCTCTGTCGACAG ACAGATCTGCTAGTTGCAGCTGCTCAGACTGGGAAGATAATTAATATTAAGAAGGGCCAATTTTGTGCACCTTCT GTCATGGTGAATTCTGCTGAAAAGGTTAGGCTGGCAGGAAATCCAAATGTTATGGTCTGTGAGAGAGGAACGATGTTTGGCTATA atgatttggttgttgatccACGCAACCTGGAATGGATGAGGGAAGCCAATTGTCCAGTG GTGGCTGAcataacacattcattacaaCAACCTGCAGGAAAAAAG CTGGAAGGAGGTGGCGTTGCCAGTGGTGGTCTCCGTGAATTAATACCTTGCATTGCCAGGACAGCAGTTGCTGTTGGCGTGGATGGCATCTTTATGGAG GTGCATAATGACCCCTTAAGTGCTCCAGTTGATGGCCCAACGCAATGG CCTCTTCGCCATTTTGAGGAACTGTTAGAAGAGCTTGTGTCAATTGCT AAGGTTAGCAAGGGGAAGCAACAGTTTAGAATTGATCTCTCTCCATTTCAAGAttag
- the LOC113719279 gene encoding 2-dehydro-3-deoxyphosphooctonate aldolase 1 isoform X1, which yields MYLPITREEMGSTNALFNQLKTAEPFFVIAGPNVIESEQHILYMAKHIKAITSRLGLPLVFKSSFDKANRTSSKSFRGPGLTEGLKILEKVKVEYDIPVITDVHETIQCEAVGRVADIIQIPAFLCRQTDLLVAAAQTGKIINIKKGQFCAPSVMVNSAEKVRLAGNPNVMVCERGTMFGYMYCVVFVCCTSDDLVVDPRNLEWMREANCPVVADITHSLQQPAGKKLEGGGVASGGLRELIPCIARTAVAVGVDGIFMEVHNDPLSAPVDGPTQWPLRHFEELLEELVSIAKVSKGKQQFRIDLSPFQD from the exons ATGTACCTTCCGATTACGAG AGAAGAGATGGGTTCAACAAATGCCCTATTCAACCAGCTCAAG ACAGCAGAACCCTTCTTTGTTATAGCAGGTCCCAATGTGATTGAATCAGAGCAGCACATTCTCTATATGGCCAAGCACATCAAGGCCATCACTTCGAG ACTTGGGTTGCCATTGGTGTTCAAGTCTAGCTTCGACAAAGCTAACCGGACTTCCTCTAAATCATTTCGTGGCCCTGGCTTGACTGAAGGCTTGAAG ATACTTGAAAAAGTCAAAGTTGAATATGACATTCCCGTAATCACTGATGTTCACGAAACAATACAG TGTGAAGCAGTTGGAAGGGTTGCCGACATAATTCAGATACCTGCTTTCCTCTGTCGACAG ACAGATCTGCTAGTTGCAGCTGCTCAGACTGGGAAGATAATTAATATTAAGAAGGGCCAATTTTGTGCACCTTCT GTCATGGTGAATTCTGCTGAAAAGGTTAGGCTGGCAGGAAATCCAAATGTTATGGTCTGTGAGAGAGGAACGATGTTTGGCTATA TGTATTGTGTTGTATTTGTCTGCTGTACTTCagatgatttggttgttgatccACGCAACCTGGAATGGATGAGGGAAGCCAATTGTCCAGTG GTGGCTGAcataacacattcattacaaCAACCTGCAGGAAAAAAG CTGGAAGGAGGTGGCGTTGCCAGTGGTGGTCTCCGTGAATTAATACCTTGCATTGCCAGGACAGCAGTTGCTGTTGGCGTGGATGGCATCTTTATGGAG GTGCATAATGACCCCTTAAGTGCTCCAGTTGATGGCCCAACGCAATGG CCTCTTCGCCATTTTGAGGAACTGTTAGAAGAGCTTGTGTCAATTGCT AAGGTTAGCAAGGGGAAGCAACAGTTTAGAATTGATCTCTCTCCATTTCAAGAttag
- the LOC113719279 gene encoding 2-dehydro-3-deoxyphosphooctonate aldolase 1 isoform X3, with protein sequence MYLPITREEMGSTNALFNQLKTAEPFFVIAGPNVIESEQHILYMAKHIKAITSRLGLPLVFKSSFDKANRTSSKSFRGPGLTEGLKILEKVKVEYDIPVITDVHETIQCEAVGRVADIIQIPAFLCRQTDLLVAAAQTGKIINIKKGQFCAPSVMVNSAEKVRLAGNPNVMVCERGTMFGYNDLVVDPRNLEWMREANCPVVADITHSLQQPAGKKLEGGGVASGGLRELIPCIARTAVAVGVDGIFMEVHNDPLSAPVDGPTQWPLRHFEELLEELVSIAKVSKGKQQFRIDLSPFQD encoded by the exons ATGTACCTTCCGATTACGAG AGAAGAGATGGGTTCAACAAATGCCCTATTCAACCAGCTCAAG ACAGCAGAACCCTTCTTTGTTATAGCAGGTCCCAATGTGATTGAATCAGAGCAGCACATTCTCTATATGGCCAAGCACATCAAGGCCATCACTTCGAG ACTTGGGTTGCCATTGGTGTTCAAGTCTAGCTTCGACAAAGCTAACCGGACTTCCTCTAAATCATTTCGTGGCCCTGGCTTGACTGAAGGCTTGAAG ATACTTGAAAAAGTCAAAGTTGAATATGACATTCCCGTAATCACTGATGTTCACGAAACAATACAG TGTGAAGCAGTTGGAAGGGTTGCCGACATAATTCAGATACCTGCTTTCCTCTGTCGACAG ACAGATCTGCTAGTTGCAGCTGCTCAGACTGGGAAGATAATTAATATTAAGAAGGGCCAATTTTGTGCACCTTCT GTCATGGTGAATTCTGCTGAAAAGGTTAGGCTGGCAGGAAATCCAAATGTTATGGTCTGTGAGAGAGGAACGATGTTTGGCTATA atgatttggttgttgatccACGCAACCTGGAATGGATGAGGGAAGCCAATTGTCCAGTG GTGGCTGAcataacacattcattacaaCAACCTGCAGGAAAAAAG CTGGAAGGAGGTGGCGTTGCCAGTGGTGGTCTCCGTGAATTAATACCTTGCATTGCCAGGACAGCAGTTGCTGTTGGCGTGGATGGCATCTTTATGGAG GTGCATAATGACCCCTTAAGTGCTCCAGTTGATGGCCCAACGCAATGG CCTCTTCGCCATTTTGAGGAACTGTTAGAAGAGCTTGTGTCAATTGCT AAGGTTAGCAAGGGGAAGCAACAGTTTAGAATTGATCTCTCTCCATTTCAAGAttag